GGCCGACGAGCTTCTTCTTGCCCGGAGTTATATCGTAGGTCGGCTGGAAGCCGTTTTCTATGTCCACATTTATCCCTTTGCTGGGCAGGTCGCGGATGTGCCCGTTTGAGGCCTTAACCTCAAACTCCGAGCCGAGATATTTATTTATCGTTTTCGCCTTCGCCGGCGACTCAACTATCACAAGATTTTTCATAATAGAAAGCTAAATGCCCTTCCTTTTTAGGCCTGTAGAGTTTTTTAAGGGCAGAGAAATAAGAACATTCCTGCGGTTTGTCAAGGAAATTCTATAACCTGAGCAAGCTTGCAAGCTGGGTGTGCGACAATTTTTTGTGGCTCGCGGCAAGCTGCGAGCGGCAGAGTGGCAGAGCTGCAAGTCCGCCTGCGGCGGATGGCGAGTGGCAAAATTATTAGTGAAAAATTAGCGGAGATTAGCGGCTGAAAAATCCCGTCTAAAAAATATCCCCTTAGTGCATCTTAGAGCTGCTTAGCGGCTTATATATCTCAGCGGAGTTTAGCGGCCGCAAAATATCCGCCGGCTTTTTTTTAATTTACACTTTTTCATATTGCATTCCGCCGTTATGGTGTTAGCATACCCGCCTTCTGTTTAGGAATCAAGAAAGCGAGGCAGAGATATGACATTTGAATTTGATTTATTCACCCATTTTGTAATGCCGCTGCTGATTTTCCTCTCCCGCGTAGCGGATGTGGGGCTCGGCACGATACGTCTGATTTTCATAACCAAGGGCATGAAAAGGCTTGCTCCGCTGGTCGGCTTTTTCGAGATGCTGGTATGGGTTTTGGCGATGGGCGTAGTGATGAAGAATCTGAACAATCCGATTTCGTATATTGCTTATGCCGGCGGATTTGCTGCGGGCAGCTATATCGGCATCCTGCTTGCCGAGAAGATGGCTCTGGGGAAGGTGATGCTGCGTGTGCTGATTGTGGAAAACTGCCAGTTGCTGCTCGAAGAGCTGCAGCACGAAGGCTACGGATTCACCGTTTTAGACGGCCGGGGAGCAAAGGGGCCGGTGAAAATCGTATTCTCCGTGATAAAGAAGAAAGACCTCAAAAAGGTTATAGAGTTTATAGACAAACACCACCCAAAGGCGTTCTACAGCGTGGGAGATGTGGGCAGCGTGCGCGAGGGGATTTTCCCCACTAAATACCCAACATCATTCTACCGCGCCTCCCTGCCATACCGCCTCTTCAGGAAGGGAAAATAAGCTTAAAAAAAGCTGCTCAGCACAAGCATTTTCCGCCAATTGAAAACCGCTGTTTTGGCTAATCAGAGCGGTTGAGGGGCGGGTGAGAGATGAGCTTGAAATTTTTTGAGAAAAATTTGTATTTTTTTGTTTGGCGCAATCTGAAGTTTGTTGTATATATAGGTTTGTTCACAGATTGAATGTGAAAAGAAGAATGAGAATTAACTTAATTTTTTGAAAGGATGTTAATTATGCCAGCAGTTATCGATAAAGAAACCTGCACGGGCTGCGGGGCGTGCGTGGATGCCTGCCCTGTTGAAGCGATCTCTCTGGACGACAACGGCAAGGCCGAAGTAGATGCGGATGTTTGCATCGACTGCGGTGCGTGCGTTGATGAGTGCCCGGTAGAGGCAATCTCGATGGAATAATCCATTCGATGATTAGAAACAGCATTTCAAGGGGCAATCTTTACGGGGGTTGTCCCTTTTTTTTGGAGCGAAAATAATGGCATACCAGCAGTATATGCATTGGGCGATTGAGCTGGCCAAACGCGGTTTCGGGAGTGTGGAGCCCAATCCTCTTGTAGGGTGCGTTATAGTTAATCCCGAGGGTGAAGTTGTAGGTGAGGGCTGGCATAAACATTTCGGCAAAGAGCATGCGGAGATAAACGCCCTTCAAGACTGCCGCCTTAAGGGGCTGAGCCCCTCCGGCTGCTCGGTTTACGTTACCCTTGAGCCCTGCAGTCATTACGGGAAAACCCCGCCCTGCGCAGCGGCGCTGATAGAGGCGGAGGTTGCCGAGGTGATAGCTGCAATGGAAGACCCGAGCGAGAAGGTTGCCGGCAGGGGGTTCAATATGCTGCGTAAGGCTGGGATCAAGGTTGAAGCGGGGGTTTGCAGGGAGCAGGCCGAGCTGCTGAACCCGGCCTTCATCAAGCAGAGCA
This window of the Sedimentisphaera salicampi genome carries:
- a CDS encoding DUF2179 domain-containing protein, whose translation is MTFEFDLFTHFVMPLLIFLSRVADVGLGTIRLIFITKGMKRLAPLVGFFEMLVWVLAMGVVMKNLNNPISYIAYAGGFAAGSYIGILLAEKMALGKVMLRVLIVENCQLLLEELQHEGYGFTVLDGRGAKGPVKIVFSVIKKKDLKKVIEFIDKHHPKAFYSVGDVGSVREGIFPTKYPTSFYRASLPYRLFRKGK
- a CDS encoding 4Fe-4S binding protein, translated to MPAVIDKETCTGCGACVDACPVEAISLDDNGKAEVDADVCIDCGACVDECPVEAISME